The Winslowiella toletana region CAGCAACAGCAACAGGCTAAGCAACAGCAGCAGCGCCTGTCGCAGCAAAACCAGTTGCAGCAGCAGTCACGCATGCAGCAGCAGCAACAACAGCAAACTCAACCGGTAGCGCCAGTCACGCGCGAACCCGTTCGTCAGGCACCGGTACAAGCGGCTAAACCGCAGGAAACGGCGAAGGCGAAAGAAGAGAAGAAAGAAGAGAAACCGAAAACACAAAGCTGGATGGTGCAGTGCGGTTCCTTCAAAGGCACCGACCAGGCTGAGTCTGCTCGTGCCGCACTGGCATTCGAAGGATTTGAGAGCCGGATTACCACCGGTGGCGGCTGGAATCGCGTGGTGGTTGGCCCGTACAACAATCGTGCAAGCGCCGACAGTACGCTGAAGCGCCTGCGTGGTTCAGGCCACTCAAACTGCATTCCACTCGCGGTTGGGGGTTGAAACCCGTCAAACTCGCCCCATATCTTGTTGCATAATGCCCTGCACCACGCGTGCAGGGACATCTTCCGACTGTAACAAGGGGTCTGCCCGTGACAACAATAGTAAGTGTACGACGCAACGGCCAGGTAGTGATTGGCGGTGATGGCCAGGCTACTCTCGGCAATACCGTGATGAAAGGCAACGTCAAAAAAGTGCGTCGTCTCTACAACGACAAGGTCATCGCCGGATTTGCTGGCGGCACCGCAGATGCCTTCACCCTGTTTGAACTCTTTGAACGTAAGCTGGAAATGCATCAGGGGCATCTGGTGAAAGCGGCTGTGGAACTGGCGAAAGACTGGCGTACCGACCGTATGCTGCGCAAGCTGGAAGCCCTGCTGGCGGTCGCCGATGAAAACGCCTCGCTGATTATCACCGGTAACGGTGACGTGATTCAGCCAGAGAACGATCTTATTGCCATCGGTTCAGGTGGTCCTTACGCTCAGGCTGCCGCTCGCGCGCTGCTGGAAAATACCGATATCGGCGCACGCGATATCGTGGAAAAAGCGTTGGGCATTGCAGGTGATATCTGTATCTACACCAACCATAATCTCACCATTGAAGAACTACCGTCCAAAGCGTAAGGATCCTAACTATGTCTGAAATGACTCCGCGCGAAATCGTCAGCGAACTCAACAGATTTATCATCGGCCAGGACGGCGCCAAGCGTGCCGTGGCAATCGCCCTGCGCAACCGCTGGCGCCGCATGCAACTGGACGAAGAGTTACGTCATGAAGTCACGCCAAAAAATATTCTGATGATCGGCCCGACCGGCGTCGGTAAAACCGAAATCGCTCGTCGTCTGGCTAAACTGGCTAACGCGCCGTTTATCAAAGTTGAAGCGACTAAATTCACCGAAGTCGGCTATGTCGGTAAAGAAGTGGATTCCATTATCCGCGACCTGACCGATTCTGCGCTGAAAATGGTACGCATGCAGGCTATCGACAAGAATCGTTACCGCGCCGAAGAGATGGCGGAAGAGCGTATTCTTGACGTGCTGATTCCACCAGCGAAAAACAACTGGGGACAATCAGAAGCCGCTGCTGAGCCCTCTTCCGCACGTCAGTCATTCCGTAAGAAATTGCGTGAAGGCCAGCTGGACGACAAAGAGATTGAAATCGATCTGGCTGCATCGCCGATGGGCGTCGAGATCATGGCTCCTCCGGGTATGGAAGAGATGACCAATCAGCTACAGTCGATGTTCCAGAACCTCGGTGGGCAGAAGCAGAAACCACGTAAGCTGAAAATCAAAGAAGCGATGAAGCTGCTGGTTGAAGAAGAAGCGGCGAAGCTGGTCAATCCGGAAGAGCTGAAAGAAGCGGCAATCGAAGCGGTGGAACAGCACGGTATCGTGTTTATCGACGAGATCGATAAAATCTGTAAGCGTGGCGAATCTTCCGGTCCCGATGTCTCCCGCGAAGGGGTACAGCGTGATCTGCTGCCGCTGGTTGAAGGCTGCACCGTTTCCACCAAGCACGGCATGGTTAAAACCGATCACATTCTGTTTATCGCCTCCGGCGCATTCCAGGTTGCCAGCCCTTCCGATCTGATTCCGGAACTGCAGGGTCGTCTGCCAATCCGCGTTGAATTACAGGCGTTAACGGTAAATGACTTCGAACGCATCCTGACTGAGCCTAACGCCTCGGTTACCGTGCAGTACAAAGCGCTGATGGGTACCGAAGGGGTGAATGTTGATTTCACCGACGATGGCATCCGTCGTATCGCCGAAGCGGCATGGCAGGTTAACGAGTCCACCGAAAATATCGGTGCGCGTCGTCTGCATACCGTACTGGAGCGTCTGATGGAAGATATCTCCTATGACGCCAGCGATCGCCCGGGTGACTCCGTCACCATTGATGCCGCCTATGTTGGTAAGCATCTGGATGAACTGGTTGCAGACGAAGATCTCAGCCGCTTTATCCTGTAATTATTGCCGGGACGGCAAACATGCCGTCCCTACTCACCCGCCTGCTTTTTTCACGCCTTTCATCAATTTCTGTTTCACTGGTGATGCGAAATTTATCTCCGGCAACCTCAGTGCATAATTTCTGACAATTGATGATTTTGCCAACAGCCGCCATAAAGCGATATACTTAGCGCTCCTGTGGCAAACAGACGAAACTCCTATGAAATACGATACTTCCGAACTCTGCGACATCTATCATGAAGAAGTGAATGTTGTAGAACCGCTATTTTCTAACTTTGGTGGCCGCACCTCCTTTGGTGGCCAGATCATCACGGTGAAATGTTTCGAGGATAACGGCCTGCTCTGGGACCTGCTGGAAGAGAATGGCCGCGGGCGTGTGCTATTGGTGGATGGCGGCGGTTCGGTACGCCGTGCGTTGATTGACGCCTCACTGGCGCGTCTGGCAGCGCAAAACGAATGGGAAGGTATCGTCGTTTACGGCTCGGTGCGTCAGGTCGATGATCTCGAAGAATTGGATATCGGTATTCAGGCCATCGCTGCAATCCCGGTGGGAGCCGCAGGCGAAGGCATTGGTGAAAGCGATATCCGGGTGAATTTCGGCGGCGTAACGTTCTTCTCCGGTGACCATCTTTATGCGGATAACACCGGCATTATCCTGTCTGAAGACCCACTCGACATCGAGTAGCGTGCTGCAGAAAACAAAACGGGTGCCCTGAGGCACCCGTTTTTGTTCTGTCAGTACTGAGATATCAGACTTCTTCCATCTTTCCCAGCAGAGCACGCAGACGTTCCTGCCAGACATGCTGCTCTTCTTTCAGCTGCTGGTTTTCGCGTACCAGCGACTCGCTATTACCTGAAGCCTGGCTGACTTCATGCTTCAGGTTATTGTTTTGATCTTTCAGCTCTTCGATTTCCATCTGCAGCAGAGTGATGGTATCAATCGCCTGCTGTACTTTCGCTTCCAGTTTCTCGAACACTTCAAATGACATCTTTATGACCTCTCCTAATCGCAGGGCGTTGATGATGCTAGCCGCAGGCTATGAGATTCATCGAAAAACTCCGCGGATAACAACGATTCCCCGATTGTATGTAGCCCGGCACTGCAAGTCCAGCAGCGAACCCATACCAGGTGCAGTCTGTAACAATTTTCAGCCTAAGACTAAAATTCGGCGCGAACAGTGACGCCTATAGTAGCGACGAAAAGAACATCCGGCGATGCGAACATTTTTAGCGGCTTTAATGATGTTTTTGGAAAGTGAAAAGACGCGGAATCGCTCATTTTTATGACATGGTACACAATTTTCGATTTCGCTATTTCTCGAAAATGCTCGTTAACGATAAATTCACATAAGCCCTACATTAGATCGGGGTCACTCACGGACAGAGAACAAAGACCGACAACACTTAACCTCGCCTTCAGGAATTTCATTATGAGCCAGACAGCAACAAGTACGCTTAAAGGTCAGTGCATCGCCGAGTTCCTCGGAACCGGTTTGATCATCTTCTTCGGCGCAGGATGCGTCGCAGCAATGAAGTTAGCCGGCGCCAGTTTCGGCCAGTGGGAAATCAGTATTATCTGGGGTCTCGGCGTATCGATGGCGATCTATCTGAGCGCCGCTATCTCCGGTGCTCATCTCAATCCGGCGGTCACCATCGCGCTGTGGCTGTTCGCCTGCTTCGATCGTCGTAAAGTCGTCCCTTATATTGTCGCCCAGGTTGCCGGGGCCTTTTGTGCCGCAGCGCTGGTATACGGTCTTTACTACAATCTGTTTTTCAATTTTGAAGAAACACATCAGATTGTGCGCGGCTCGACAGAAAGCCTCGACCTGGCAGGCATCTTCTCGACCTATCCGAATTCACTGGTAGGAACCGGGCAGGCATTTTTGATTGAAATGGTGATTACTGCGGTATTAATGGCGCTGATTATGGCGCTGACTGATGACGGTAACGGCATTCCACGTGGCCCACTGGCACCGCTGCTGATCGGCCTGCTGATTGCGGTGATTGGTGCTTCAATGGGCCCACTGACCGGCTTTGCACTGAACCCGGCTCGTGATTTCGGACCTAAGCTGTTTGCCTGGGCAGCAGGCTGGGGCGACATAGCCTTCACCGGTGGCCGTGAGGTTCCCTATTTCCTCGTGCCGATTTTCGGACCTTTAGTGGGCGCATGTCTGGGCGCATTCGGCTATCGTGCTTTGATAGGTCGTCACTTGCCGTGCGATGTTTGTGTCGCTGATAAAGAAGAGGCTGAAAAGCCTGCACGCGCAGAACAACGTAAAGCGTAATTGTGCCCATCTTTTACACCATCAGGAATTGATTATGACTACAGAGAAAAAATACATCGTCGCGCTCGACCAGGGCACCACCAGCTCACGTGCTGTAGTACTGGATCATGATGCGAATATCATCGCCGTCTCACAGCGTGAATTTCAGCAGATTTACCCAAAAACGGGCTGGGTTGAGCACGACCCGATGGAAATCTGGGCTTCACAAAGCTCGACGCTGGTTGAAGTGCTGGCAAAAGCCGACATTAATTCGGATCAAATCGCCGCGATTGGTATCACCAACCAGCGTGAAACTGCGATTGTCTGGGATAAAGAGACCGGCAAACCGATTTATAACGCCATTGTCTGGCAGTGCCCGCGTACCGCTGACTTTTGCGAAAAACTGAAGAAAGAAGGTCTGGAAGAGTACATTCGCCATACTACCGGGCTGGTAATTAACCCGTATTTCTCCGGTACTAAAGTAAAATGGATTCTCGATCACGTTGAAGGCGCTCGTGAGCGCGCCAAACGTGGTGAGTTGCTGTTCGGTACCGTGGATACCTGGCTGATCTGGAAAATGACTCAGGGACGGGTACATATCACCGACTTTACCAACGCCTCGCGTACCATGATGTTTGATATTCATAAACTGGAATGGGATCAGCGCATGCTGGATATCCTTGATATCCCGCGCGAAATGCTGCCAGAGGTACGTAAGTCCTCCGAAGTTTACGGCCAGACCAATATTGGTGGTAAAGGCGGCACGCGTATTCCTATCGCCGGTATTGCCGGTGATCAGCAGGCGGCGCTGTATGGCCAGCTGTGCGTCACTGAAGGGATGGCGAAAAACACCTACGGTACCGGCTGCTTTATGCTGATGAATACCGGCACCGAAGCCGTAACCTCCACCCATGGACTGCTGACCACCATCGCCTGTGGTCCACGCGGTGAAGTGAACTATGCGCTGGAAGGTGCTGTATTTATCGGTGGCGCGTCAATTCAGTGGCTGCGTGATGAAATGAAGCTCATCAGCGAGTCTGAAGATTCAGAATACTTCGCCACCAAGGTGAAGGATACCAACGGCGTATACGTGGTTCCGGCATTTACCGGCCTGGGTGCTCCGTACTGGGACCCGTATGCGCGTGGCGCAATCTTCGGCCTGACGCGCGGTGCAAATGCGAACCATATTATTCGTGCTACGCTGGAATCCATCGCTTATCAGACGCGTGACGTGCTGGAAGCGATGCAGGCTGATGCCGGCACCCGCTTGCAGTCGCTGCGTGTTGATGGCGGTGCGGTTGCCAATAACTTCCTGATGCAGTTCCAGTCCGACATTCTTGGCACCCGCGTTGAGCGCCCGGAAGTGCGTGAAGTTACCGCACTGGGTGCCGCTTACCTCGCCGGCCTGGCCGTCGGTTTCTGGAAAGATCTCGAGGAAGTTCGCGCCAAATCGGTCATTGAACGTGAATTCCGTCCCAGCATCGAAACCACCGAGCGTAACTACCGTTATGCCGGCTGGCAGAAAGCGGTTGCCCGTGCGAAATCCTGGGAAGATCACGACGAGTAATGCTTTACCCCATACGGGATAAGCAGCTTGTAAGCCATCAACAGGGGAGCCAACAACGGCTCCCCTGCTGTTAACGATGCGCATTCGCTGAAGTTTTGCCTGCCACCAACTGTGATAAACTCCTTGCCTCTTTAACTCCCTCCGAGGCATGTCATGAAACGAGAACTCGCCATTGAATTTTCACGCGTTACCGAAGCCGCCGCGCTGGCCGGATATAAGTGGTTAGGACGCGGAGATAAAAATATCGCCGATGGCGCTGCCGTTCATGCCATGCGCATCATGCTGAATAAAGTGGATATCGACGGGCAGATCGTGATTGGCGAAGGCGAAATTGATGAAGCGCCAATGCTGTATATTGGCGAGAAAGTCGGTACCGGCAACGGCGATGCAGTCGATATTGCCGTCGATCCTATCGAAGGCACCCGCATGACCGCCATGGGCCAGGCCAATGCACTGGCGGTATTGGCCGTCGGCGATAAAGGCACCTTTCTGCATGCGCCGGATATGTATATGGAAAAGCTGATTGTCGGCCCAGGCGCGAAAGGCAGTATCGATCTTAATCTGCCACTGGACGAGAATTTACAGCGCATTGCACTGGCGCTGGGCAAACCGCTGGCGGCACTCACCGTCACGATCCTTGCCAAGCCGCGCCACGACGCCGTAATAAAACAGATGCAGCAGCTGGGCGTTCGCGTCTTTGCTATTCCTGATGGTGATGTTGCCGCATCGATTCTGACCTGCATGCCGGACAGTGAAGTCGACGTGCTTTATGGCATCGGCGGCGCGCCAGAAGGCGTGGTCTCCGCTGCGGTGATCCGCGCTTTAGATGGTGATATGCAGGGGCGTTTGCTGGCACGTCACGTGGTAAAAGGGGATAACGCCGACAACCGCCGCATTGGCGAGCAGGAACTGGAGCGCTGCGAGCAGATGGGCATTACTGCCGGTAAGGTATTGCAGCTGGATGAGATGGCGCGTACCGATAATGTGGTTTTTGCTGCTACTGGCATTACCAGCGGCGACCTGCTGAAAGGCATTACGCGCAACGGCAATATCGCCACCACGGAAACCCTGCTGATCCGTGGCAAATCGCGCACCATTCGCCGCATTCAGTCTATTCACTACCTCGATCGTAAAGACACCAGCCTGCAGGAATATATTTTATAATGCGGCCAGGGCCAGAGACGTCTGGCCCTCAGTATTTCGTCAGACAGCCTGCGGTTCCGGTCTTTTTGACAAAGGCCACCAGCAAACCAGTATCAGCATTGCCATGGCAAACATCAGCATGCCGAGGCTGAACTGCCCGTTCTGCGGCAGCATTGCTGACAGCCAGGCAGTCAGCCCCGATCCTAAATTCTGCATACCGCCGACCAGCGCACCAGCAGTACCTGCCAGATAAGGATAAGGCTCCATCGCACCGGTCGTCGCCAGCGGAAAAAGCATTCCCGCGCCGAAAAAGAACAGCGCCGCGGGCACAATTAGCGTCCAGATGTTCATGATGCCAAACCACGCCGGGACCCACATCATCATTCCCGCCAGCAGACAGCTGTTAACCGAATACCACATCAGCGTGTTAAACGATTTATTATCGCGCCCGGCATACCATGCACCAAAAAATGCCGCCGGAATCGGCAGAATAAACAGAATACTGACGGTCAGTGCGCTTAGCTTTAGTACACCACCCATCAGCACGCCGCAGCTGGCCTCAAATACCGCAATACCCGCCAGCGCCCCGATCAGCATAATCAGATAACGCACAAAAGTGGTATCGGCCAGCAGTGGGCGATAGCGCGAAAACAGCGGGCGCTTATCCTGCGGCTCAGGCCGGGTTTCCGGCAGCCAGCGCAACATCGCGCCGCTGACGCCCAGACACAGAATCAGCAGAAAGGCAAAACAGGCGTGCCAGCCAAACAGATGGGTTAACACGGCGCCAATCACCGGTGCCAGTAACGGGCTGACCAGAATACCCATATTCAGCAGGCTATTAGCGTGGCGTAACG contains the following coding sequences:
- the hslV gene encoding ATP-dependent protease subunit HslV, translating into MTTIVSVRRNGQVVIGGDGQATLGNTVMKGNVKKVRRLYNDKVIAGFAGGTADAFTLFELFERKLEMHQGHLVKAAVELAKDWRTDRMLRKLEALLAVADENASLIITGNGDVIQPENDLIAIGSGGPYAQAAARALLENTDIGARDIVEKALGIAGDICIYTNHNLTIEELPSKA
- the hslU gene encoding HslU--HslV peptidase ATPase subunit, whose amino-acid sequence is MSEMTPREIVSELNRFIIGQDGAKRAVAIALRNRWRRMQLDEELRHEVTPKNILMIGPTGVGKTEIARRLAKLANAPFIKVEATKFTEVGYVGKEVDSIIRDLTDSALKMVRMQAIDKNRYRAEEMAEERILDVLIPPAKNNWGQSEAAAEPSSARQSFRKKLREGQLDDKEIEIDLAASPMGVEIMAPPGMEEMTNQLQSMFQNLGGQKQKPRKLKIKEAMKLLVEEEAAKLVNPEELKEAAIEAVEQHGIVFIDEIDKICKRGESSGPDVSREGVQRDLLPLVEGCTVSTKHGMVKTDHILFIASGAFQVASPSDLIPELQGRLPIRVELQALTVNDFERILTEPNASVTVQYKALMGTEGVNVDFTDDGIRRIAEAAWQVNESTENIGARRLHTVLERLMEDISYDASDRPGDSVTIDAAYVGKHLDELVADEDLSRFIL
- the rraA gene encoding ribonuclease E activity regulator RraA; this encodes MKYDTSELCDIYHEEVNVVEPLFSNFGGRTSFGGQIITVKCFEDNGLLWDLLEENGRGRVLLVDGGGSVRRALIDASLARLAAQNEWEGIVVYGSVRQVDDLEELDIGIQAIAAIPVGAAGEGIGESDIRVNFGGVTFFSGDHLYADNTGIILSEDPLDIE
- the zapB gene encoding cell division protein ZapB encodes the protein MSFEVFEKLEAKVQQAIDTITLLQMEIEELKDQNNNLKHEVSQASGNSESLVRENQQLKEEQHVWQERLRALLGKMEEV
- a CDS encoding MIP/aquaporin family protein — encoded protein: MSQTATSTLKGQCIAEFLGTGLIIFFGAGCVAAMKLAGASFGQWEISIIWGLGVSMAIYLSAAISGAHLNPAVTIALWLFACFDRRKVVPYIVAQVAGAFCAAALVYGLYYNLFFNFEETHQIVRGSTESLDLAGIFSTYPNSLVGTGQAFLIEMVITAVLMALIMALTDDGNGIPRGPLAPLLIGLLIAVIGASMGPLTGFALNPARDFGPKLFAWAAGWGDIAFTGGREVPYFLVPIFGPLVGACLGAFGYRALIGRHLPCDVCVADKEEAEKPARAEQRKA
- the glpK gene encoding glycerol kinase GlpK, yielding MTTEKKYIVALDQGTTSSRAVVLDHDANIIAVSQREFQQIYPKTGWVEHDPMEIWASQSSTLVEVLAKADINSDQIAAIGITNQRETAIVWDKETGKPIYNAIVWQCPRTADFCEKLKKEGLEEYIRHTTGLVINPYFSGTKVKWILDHVEGARERAKRGELLFGTVDTWLIWKMTQGRVHITDFTNASRTMMFDIHKLEWDQRMLDILDIPREMLPEVRKSSEVYGQTNIGGKGGTRIPIAGIAGDQQAALYGQLCVTEGMAKNTYGTGCFMLMNTGTEAVTSTHGLLTTIACGPRGEVNYALEGAVFIGGASIQWLRDEMKLISESEDSEYFATKVKDTNGVYVVPAFTGLGAPYWDPYARGAIFGLTRGANANHIIRATLESIAYQTRDVLEAMQADAGTRLQSLRVDGGAVANNFLMQFQSDILGTRVERPEVREVTALGAAYLAGLAVGFWKDLEEVRAKSVIEREFRPSIETTERNYRYAGWQKAVARAKSWEDHDE
- the glpX gene encoding class II fructose-bisphosphatase, translated to MKRELAIEFSRVTEAAALAGYKWLGRGDKNIADGAAVHAMRIMLNKVDIDGQIVIGEGEIDEAPMLYIGEKVGTGNGDAVDIAVDPIEGTRMTAMGQANALAVLAVGDKGTFLHAPDMYMEKLIVGPGAKGSIDLNLPLDENLQRIALALGKPLAALTVTILAKPRHDAVIKQMQQLGVRVFAIPDGDVAASILTCMPDSEVDVLYGIGGAPEGVVSAAVIRALDGDMQGRLLARHVVKGDNADNRRIGEQELERCEQMGITAGKVLQLDEMARTDNVVFAATGITSGDLLKGITRNGNIATTETLLIRGKSRTIRRIQSIHYLDRKDTSLQEYIL
- the emrD gene encoding multidrug efflux MFS transporter EmrD; the encoded protein is MKKIENSHLLVMLIVLVAVGQMAQTIYVPAMATIADAFNVRDGAVQRLMAAYLITYGASQLLYGPLSDSFGRRPIILIGMAIFITGAIAALFAPTFDSLIFACALQGMGTGVAGVMARTMPRDLYAGAALRHANSLLNMGILVSPLLAPVIGAVLTHLFGWHACFAFLLILCLGVSGAMLRWLPETRPEPQDKRPLFSRYRPLLADTTFVRYLIMLIGALAGIAVFEASCGVLMGGVLKLSALTVSILFILPIPAAFFGAWYAGRDNKSFNTLMWYSVNSCLLAGMMMWVPAWFGIMNIWTLIVPAALFFFGAGMLFPLATTGAMEPYPYLAGTAGALVGGMQNLGSGLTAWLSAMLPQNGQFSLGMLMFAMAMLILVCWWPLSKRPEPQAV